ACAACAcagttaaatattttacattgtacCAGTAATAATCAAGTCTTTGTACAAACGTAAACAATACATTCAAAGTAGTGCTTAATACTTAGTACAAACTTTATAAAACGTTATGATAGTacgtcattatcatcatcatcattaccattATCATCATCTCAACCATCCCTGGCATAAGTATTTATTGTTATGCGGTAAATATAGCTGGAGGAAACTGCATTATATCACGAGGTAAGATACGTAGATTAAAACACGTAATTTTTCGGTATTTTGTAGAGGGAAAAAGGAGAAAGTATGCAATCATTTCTGTTAACACTGAACATTATATTCATGGAAAAATGTGGGCGCACCTCTACTGCCTAAGAAAAATTtcttcatcaaaaaaaaaaaagatagctGTTGTACTCACATAAGGTTCGCAACAAATTTgcacaataaaaacaaattacagTTATAAAAGAATGCAATATTAATGAAAACACattgattttgtaaaacaaacacatcatATTGCGCATATCGTAACAAAACTTTTGTTCATTTCGAAGCACTGACAGCGTTCTACTTTGCGGCAGCATCGACCATTTGTTTTGCCCTTTTTATGTCATACAAACTACGTGCTTTGTCGTACAACTGATCAAGATTGCTTCTAAGAGCAAGTTTGCAGTATCCAAAGAGAAGAGTATTCTCCTTTGACCATGTGAAGCAATCCTTGAAACGTTCCCATGTGCTTGCTTCGGCTCTCATAGCTGTTGGAGTTTTCATCGAGAGCTGTCCTTCGGACCCATACTGATCGAAAACAACTTTAAACTCTTGCATATTTGAGTCCGAGAGTGTTAGTATGTCCTTATTCTCAGCAAGAGTAACGTCATCGATATCAAACTGCTTCTGGTAAAACTTTATTTCGTCCTGAAATCTGCCTTTTTGTTCATATTCTCCTGAACTGGATGTTACGGCAAGCGCAATTTGAGATATTCGTCTCTCGAGAACTCTTTTCTTTTCTGCCATTACTTCTTTGGTTACTGCGGCTAAGGACAAAGCCATTGAATCTTTCTTCAATCCATCGCATGATGACAGCATCTCATTGTTAAGTTTGCCGAAGTCATATCTATCAGTCTTACGGTTATTGATCAGGAAAACCTTTGGGGCTCTCACTCCATTACCCATCAGCTCATCTTCTGTTTTCTTCCGTATAGCTTGAAGAACGTTTTCTTCATCGTGGGTATCTGGATTGTCCTCTCTGTCGTCCTCAATATCTTTATCGATATTTGAACGCACGAAGAAGAATCTCTTGTTCAGCTTTTGTACTTCAAGGGCCAACCACAAGTCGTTTTCTGTGAATCTGCTTCTACTCATAATGATAAAGAAGTCATATTTATCATACCCAACATTTTCTAAGTAACTATCCTTTGGAAACTTTGGTGTTCCAACGCCAGGAATGTCCCAGACAATGAAACTCTTGTTGTCTGGATGTTTGTATGGCACGCACGTGACGGTGGTTTCATTAACACCAACTTTTGCAGCCCCGGGATCTTTAGCTTTCAGGCCTCTAATTGAATTGATAAAAGAAGACTTTCCCGTCCCTGAATTTCCAACAACAGCTGTGTGAAGCTCGATTTCAGTCCAATTTTCCAAGTCTTTGTTAAGTAGCTCTTTTACCCCAGCAACCCCTTTATCATGTAATTCTTTTTTGTATTCCTCAACATTAATTTTACTACTAACCGGTGTACTTTCGCTTTCCTTTGTCCCAGCAAATTTCTCAAACAgccttcaaatgaaaaatatgcaaaattgaaaaatcttcatTATGTTTAAGGTACATATACTTAACTGGTGCAAACATTAAATGAAATCGCTCCTTTATTCTCGTAATCATTATCTGTAAGTTAACTGTCGAGGTTAATGATTTCTGCTTCCATTCAAGATGGTGACAGTGGCAGCTAACGTAAAGTTATTGTCTCACAAAAATGCCTAGTTTTGACACTAGGATTGCATTTGATCGGATCGCGAGAGCAAACTGCTATCAGGCACAGCACCCTGTTCTTGTAATCAGACTTTACTTCATTGGCTTAAGCAAGTATAAAGGATAAATCAGTTTCCTTCCATCATAGTTAATTTACATGCGGACATCTTTTCAGTTGTCGTACAAATGATCAAATGTATCTGATTTCAGCCTTACTTTCATTGTTCTCGTAAGTGCAATATATAACTTTCACCAAGATTTGatacaaaaaaatgtttcttatatGTGATTGAATCCACGTTGAAATCCTCTTACTAAAAATGTATAAGATAAAGGAAGATTTTATCAAACTGGGGATTTTTAACCTTAACGATTTACTATAATTGTTCTTATCTATTACTGTACCATTTCTGGCAATGTTGCTATCTACAATCTAAAGAAAGATCTAATTATTTTACTTTGTGTTTACAATGTAGTTTTTTTAGATCAGTTTAAATCCCTATACTATTTGGAACTTATATTTAACTTCAAGAGTAAGAAGAAAAAAAGACTTACCTCTCAAAGAAACCTCTTTTCTTTTGTACCGCCATGATGACGTTTTAGGTGTAGCCtgtagaatagcagaatagaaATATTTGGTAATACGTATGTAATATGAACTTTTGATTATTATTCCTCCAGCagaaaactaaaattttattacggtttgttttaaatgcatttagctaataaaatgtttatggtttgaagttgaaataaattttaaaatagtcCGAATGCAATGTACTTACTATGGTACGGAGCGATACTAGGTCTATGTGCTGAATCCGTTACGCAATGCGGTTAAATACTAACTGCGCAAGGATTCTACTTTCAGATTCTGCTAATGGCATGTGAAAGCGCACGTACACCTTCTTCTATTGTCTAAATCTTAGCTTTCAGTTTCGCTGAAAACGAAACTACATTTTCTACCCGTGTCTTATATCTGAATTTTCGAAAAAGATATTACAACTGATCATATTTCATACTCAAAATAATGTCAGGCCAGcctaaataaaatatgtttcaggATTTTGGTACAGTTTGAGAAAAAGTAAGGGATGGGAAAAGTATGTTAGTCTGTAATGACGAAATAGAAGTACTGTTATCAACGGAATTTTGTTCTACATTATAAATTGTATATATGatggtttttattttttcttctcgaTATTAAAGAACTGTATTATTGTTATAAATACCCGCCGTATTAATATGACCCCCATCTATATGTAAATAATACAATTATATATGCAGTATTTGCTCCTTTTGGCACGTTGAAGTTTGCGTCCTAATGGACGTGACGtcgtgtgtatgtgtgttagGGGTGGGAGCAAGGACAAATGTCGCAGATAGTTAGGGGTGGGAGCAAGGACAGATGTCGCAGAAAGTAAGGGGTGGGAGCAAGGACAGATGTCGCAGAGAATGAGGAATGGGAGCAAGGACAGATGTCTCAGAGAGTGAGGGATGGGAGCAAGGACAGATGTCGCAGATAGTTAGGAGTGGGAGCAAGGACAGATGTCGCAGAGAGTGAAGGATGGGGGCAAGGACgaaagtccaacaggaaaagccacatcAAAGTAAGAAGCATTGCATAAAAACAGAGGTACGCAACAATACGCTTAAATTTGCACCGATTgcgtacatgtatatgaaataacaaataatttcaataaaacgTAACAAGCAGCCATAACATACATGAAGATGGACAGCAGTATGGCCCTTTGAACAGCCGCAGCAGAGCACCATTTTGgaaggtcagtggcaaaaccactcCAAACAAGGAGTTTAACGAATTTTCTTGCGTCAGACACGGCCACTCTTTATGTTAAGCggtataaataaaaaaactcttCTTTGAGCCGTAAATTATGTATTCTGTAATTTCATAGAAGCCAGAGCACCAAGAGAAATACAATTAATGACACGATGAAGCAGGGCAGGGGATGAGCCACA
This is a stretch of genomic DNA from Mercenaria mercenaria strain notata chromosome 4, MADL_Memer_1, whole genome shotgun sequence. It encodes these proteins:
- the LOC128556508 gene encoding interferon-inducible GTPase 1-like, encoding MAVQKKRGFFERLFEKFAGTKESESTPVSSKINVEEYKKELHDKGVAGVKELLNKDLENWTEIELHTAVVGNSGTGKSSFINSIRGLKAKDPGAAKVGVNETTVTCVPYKHPDNKSFIVWDIPGVGTPKFPKDSYLENVGYDKYDFFIIMSRSRFTENDLWLALEVQKLNKRFFFVRSNIDKDIEDDREDNPDTHDEENVLQAIRKKTEDELMGNGVRAPKVFLINNRKTDRYDFGKLNNEMLSSCDGLKKDSMALSLAAVTKEVMAEKKRVLERRISQIALAVTSSSGEYEQKGRFQDEIKFYQKQFDIDDVTLAENKDILTLSDSNMQEFKVVFDQYGSEGQLSMKTPTAMRAEASTWERFKDCFTWSKENTLLFGYCKLALRSNLDQLYDKARSLYDIKRAKQMVDAAAK